The following coding sequences lie in one Thalassoglobus polymorphus genomic window:
- a CDS encoding Gfo/Idh/MocA family protein, which translates to MSESIRIGLIGAGENTRVRHIPGLQAIDGVEISAVANSTVESSQRVADEFGIPQTFETWQELVASPEIDAVVIGTWPNLHCEVTCAALEAGKHVLTEARMARNLDEAKQMLEASKAHPELVAQIVPSPFGLECGPAITSLLKTHFLGDLREVIVLGANDQFWDYSKPLHPRQDAELSGKNTLALGILHESLMRWAPEPVQVFAQAELFEPTRPLPEENCFVEVGVPDSLQVVAELKGGVRCMYHLSGVTLFGPGLQIHLYGSRGTIKVEFVDGQEKVSCGRADDKELQLMEIPEEEKGSWNVEQDFVDAIRGNKKVSLTDFKTGVKYMEFVEAVSRSAEANAPVTLPLES; encoded by the coding sequence ATGTCAGAATCAATTCGTATCGGGCTTATTGGAGCGGGTGAAAATACTCGTGTGCGTCACATCCCCGGTCTTCAGGCGATTGACGGGGTCGAGATTTCAGCAGTCGCGAACAGTACCGTAGAATCGAGTCAACGCGTCGCTGACGAGTTCGGCATTCCGCAAACATTCGAGACCTGGCAAGAGCTGGTCGCGTCTCCAGAAATTGATGCCGTTGTCATTGGAACCTGGCCGAATCTCCATTGTGAAGTCACTTGTGCTGCTCTGGAAGCGGGCAAGCATGTTCTGACTGAAGCCCGCATGGCCAGAAATCTCGACGAAGCAAAACAGATGCTGGAAGCGTCCAAGGCTCATCCAGAACTCGTCGCACAAATTGTGCCCAGTCCGTTTGGACTCGAGTGCGGTCCAGCAATCACAAGCTTGCTGAAGACACATTTTCTTGGAGACCTTCGCGAGGTGATCGTTCTGGGAGCCAACGACCAGTTCTGGGATTACAGCAAACCACTACATCCGCGACAGGATGCCGAGCTTAGTGGGAAGAACACACTTGCTCTGGGGATCCTGCATGAATCATTGATGCGATGGGCTCCCGAGCCTGTGCAAGTCTTCGCTCAAGCAGAACTCTTTGAGCCGACGCGTCCGCTTCCTGAAGAGAACTGTTTTGTCGAGGTTGGCGTCCCTGACAGTTTGCAAGTCGTGGCGGAGCTCAAAGGTGGGGTTCGTTGCATGTACCACCTCAGTGGTGTCACTCTGTTTGGGCCGGGATTGCAGATCCATCTTTACGGCAGTCGAGGAACTATCAAAGTCGAATTTGTCGACGGTCAGGAGAAAGTCTCATGCGGCCGAGCAGATGACAAGGAGTTACAGCTCATGGAAATTCCAGAGGAAGAAAAAGGTTCCTGGAATGTTGAGCAGGACTTCGTTGACGCGATTCGTGGAAACAAAAAAGTGTCGCTGACGGACTTCAAAACTGGTGTCAAATACATGGAGTTTGTTGAAGCCGTTTCGCGAAGTGCTGAAGCGAACGCTCCTGTGACCCTTCCTCTTGAGTCGTAA
- a CDS encoding GIY-YIG nuclease family protein, with product MARKQVNVETLPQLTSMFDECGWSAVSSEVSWFSFHGTLRSMRERVRSTFPEYPGVYAMVNAQGHVVYVGMSKKLPKRLQTYFSSTTKRKKESWIRRTAVGFLWQPFPHPLLARLRERELIRRFRPMINVQGHPVQMKVGYIVATQQTAESFQLVTEIPKQHAGIWGPVPVNQLSKSAVEELNIQFGLRDCPKRTAMYFDGDKQAPETVPITCMRAELKTCLAPCLGSCTEGKYQRAFKSAKSFLSGRSQKVFSQIEEEMTKAALNRQFEVAAKLRDRTKGFRYVNDHLRRFHDWSSRANFVYPVQCELSQAELWIIVVRGIIVDVVPTPKETEDRTQVASMIETSRKQLSGESAKRNVSEPGDFEAARILFRWFQKESDETQKQFSLAQALKRLNAHKRKAS from the coding sequence ATGGCAAGGAAGCAAGTCAATGTGGAGACTCTTCCGCAGTTGACCTCTATGTTCGACGAATGTGGATGGTCAGCGGTTTCAAGTGAAGTGAGCTGGTTTTCATTTCATGGGACTCTCCGCAGTATGCGTGAGCGGGTCCGATCCACTTTTCCGGAATATCCCGGGGTCTACGCCATGGTCAATGCTCAAGGGCATGTCGTTTATGTAGGGATGTCGAAAAAGCTTCCTAAGCGATTGCAGACCTATTTCTCTTCGACCACCAAACGCAAAAAGGAATCCTGGATTCGTCGTACAGCTGTCGGATTTTTGTGGCAACCGTTTCCGCATCCGTTGCTTGCGCGACTTCGCGAACGAGAATTAATTCGCCGATTTCGCCCGATGATCAATGTTCAAGGACATCCTGTACAAATGAAAGTCGGCTACATTGTCGCCACTCAGCAGACTGCAGAATCATTTCAACTGGTGACCGAAATCCCGAAACAGCATGCGGGCATCTGGGGACCGGTTCCCGTTAATCAATTGTCGAAGTCGGCTGTTGAAGAACTCAACATCCAGTTCGGTTTACGAGATTGCCCCAAGCGGACAGCGATGTATTTCGACGGAGACAAACAGGCTCCCGAGACAGTTCCGATTACGTGCATGCGAGCGGAATTGAAGACTTGCCTTGCTCCCTGTCTCGGCTCCTGCACAGAAGGAAAATATCAGCGAGCGTTCAAAAGTGCCAAGAGTTTTCTCAGCGGTCGCTCGCAAAAAGTGTTCAGCCAGATCGAAGAGGAGATGACGAAAGCTGCTCTGAATCGGCAATTTGAAGTGGCTGCCAAACTTCGAGATCGCACCAAAGGGTTCCGCTACGTGAACGATCACTTACGACGTTTTCACGACTGGAGCAGCCGAGCGAATTTCGTCTACCCCGTTCAGTGTGAGCTGTCACAGGCCGAACTTTGGATCATTGTCGTACGCGGAATTATTGTCGATGTCGTCCCGACTCCGAAAGAGACAGAGGATCGAACTCAGGTTGCGTCGATGATCGAGACTTCACGAAAACAGCTCAGCGGAGAGTCAGCCAAACGAAACGTCTCAGAACCGGGCGACTTTGAAGCTGCACGAATTCTGTTTCGCTGGTTTCAAAAAGAGAGTGACGAAACGCAAAAGCAATTCTCACTCGCGCAGGCATTAAAGCGACTGAACGCCCACAAACGAAAAGCGTCCTGA
- a CDS encoding potassium channel family protein, which yields MRKIAVIGLGRFGMTLAKTLSASGVQVVAIDRDGKAVNEIKDDVDVAVRGNSTDQSVLLSQDLDKVDVCVIAIGEQFESALLTTVLAKQIGIPEVICRAQSEFHAEIFQKIGADKIIQPEKVSGESLARQLSNPQLVDFIQLADGFTLMEFRAPKTFHGKTIRDLSLRNRYEVNLVVIRRETAEKTNPEEEPVLETIFPRADEELRENDTLVVVGSDEALTRLPRE from the coding sequence ATGAGAAAAATTGCCGTGATAGGCCTCGGAAGATTTGGAATGACACTCGCGAAGACGCTCTCTGCCAGTGGTGTGCAGGTCGTCGCAATTGACCGGGACGGCAAGGCTGTCAACGAAATTAAAGACGACGTTGACGTGGCTGTCCGGGGAAACAGTACGGATCAGTCAGTTTTACTCAGCCAGGATTTAGATAAGGTCGACGTTTGTGTGATCGCCATTGGGGAACAGTTTGAGTCCGCATTGTTGACGACGGTCTTAGCTAAGCAAATCGGAATACCTGAAGTGATCTGCCGTGCCCAGTCAGAATTCCATGCGGAAATCTTCCAGAAAATTGGTGCTGATAAAATCATTCAACCAGAAAAAGTTTCTGGTGAAAGCCTCGCCCGGCAACTCTCGAATCCACAACTGGTTGACTTTATTCAACTGGCTGACGGATTCACGCTGATGGAGTTTCGCGCTCCTAAAACATTCCATGGAAAAACGATTCGCGATCTTTCCTTGAGAAACCGGTACGAGGTCAATCTTGTCGTAATTCGCAGAGAAACTGCGGAGAAAACGAACCCCGAAGAAGAACCTGTTCTGGAAACGATCTTCCCTCGTGCAGATGAGGAACTCCGTGAAAACGACACCTTGGTTGTCGTCGGCAGCGATGAAGCGCTCACTCGCCTTCCTCGAGAATGA